The genomic interval AGGAAATATAGACTGAGCATCCGCACACGGTTAACCTCACTTTCCACTACTCTAAAAGTCCTATTTGTTTGAAGCCAAACTCTCCTCCCCCACCCCACCCCAAAATTGGTCTAATAGTAGCCTTTATCCAGATAACTTAAATTTTCTTCTTAATGTGGTGTGATATAAAACTGAGGAGAGGAACCCCTTGAAAGATCTTCTTAGAGCCACAAACATAAGAAAGGAATTTTAAGCAGCTTGTTCCAAGCCCAAGGGAAGAGGGGGAAATGGAAACGAAGGGGAACCCAAGGGTTCAGcagtttcttctcttttcttgcACAAACAACACTAGTGGGGAGAAGGAAAACCATTAAGATTCATGGTCTGAATTTTGTCAGTCTGTATTATAATCTCCCAACGTAGTGCTGGAACATCCACAGGAGGAGACATCTCCTGGATGGAGAGATTCAATAATGGGTTGACCTCTCAAACAAACTCTATAATATTTTCCCTGAACACCACGATGATGCTAATAGATGGATCTGAGTTCTACTATTTTCTGACCCTTTGTTTGGCTGGGTGGTTCCTTGTTCTCCAGAGTGAGTGTCTTTTGGTGTAGGTGTTCTGTCCCTTGAAGCGCCAGGCTAGTTTGGCAATCAAATCCATCCCTTGGCTAGTTTTGTTGGACAAAAATCTACAAAGCAACAGCCGAACAAGAGGAGCGACCCAGAAATTAAAATTAGCTATACAAGAAAAGACTCCAGTCCGAAAGGAAAATGCGTAAAGGACAATTACAAATTTCTTTGGAAACGAACACCCAAAGAGAAGCATAAAAACTGGTTTGTTCATATGGCTCATTGATAAAAACAGATGTTTGAACCTTGagatgtttttcaaaattataatttgttGAATGGAGGCTTTAAGAGTTATGGGTTAGCAATTGTAGTGTTGGCTCTGTATATTCTTTTGCCCGGTTTGTCTTGGTATCTCTCTGTCTCTATCTGATGATCAGTTGAACTCCCTAACAAGCTCTTCTTTGGCagtatataattgttattttgATCTTGAATACTTTCCCCTTGCGTTTGCTGGTTATTATGATGCAGCAATTATACCAGAAAGCTCTTGCAATCAAGTCAGCCATACCCCATCCACGAATTATGGGAATAATTCGGGAGTGTGGAGGAAAGATGCACATGGCAGAACGTCAATGGCCAGAAGCAGCGACTGATTTCTTTGAGGCTTTTAAGAACTATGATGAAGCTGGGAACCAAAGGCGTATCCAGTGCTTGAAGTATGCTCTCTTTCCATTTTCTTATTGTCCTTGCTCTTTGTTACTGCCAGGATCTATAATTATATCAAAACTGAATTTTGTAGAATTTGTATATTGAACACTGGCATCAAAGACATGAGAACTAGGCACATAAATAACCACTGGTTTTTAACCATCTCATGTACAACTCAAACAACTAAGCAATCTAACAAACTCATGACTAATACAAACGCACAGTCAATACAATTTACAGCTTGCGATGAACTTTTTCCGGAAAGAAACCAAGTTTTTTGTTAATGAGATGAAAACTACATAGATACAGCAACTTGCAGCTACCAAAAATTTGAACTCCCCATTAACAATATTTGGCAAGGGGCTACTTTTAGTGTCAGAGTTCCACCGCCTATGGTTATCATTAGAAGTTTACGGGATCTTCTAGTCCTCGTGCTCAGGTGGTTAAGTTTCTGTTGCATTTAAACAAACTAACGCATAGTATTGTGGAAGgttttttcttgttctctttTAGTGTCATGCTCTGTCTCTGGCATCCATTTCATTCAAGTAATCAATTTCagctcccccccccccccccaaaaaaaaaaaaaaaaaaaaaaaaaaaaaaaaaaaaaaaacaaaaatcaaaacaaaacagATATCTAGTTTTGGCTAATATGCTGATGGAATCTGAAGTCAATCCATTCGATGGTCAAGAGGCAAAACCGTAAGTTTCAACTATTGAGTTCTGCTTCAAGTTTCCTTTGTTCTCCCCCTGATATCTAGATTGCAGGTATAAAAATGACCCCGAGATTTTGGCAATGACTAATCTTATTGCAGCATACCAAAGGAATGAGATACTGGAGTTTGAGAAGATTCTCAAGGTAACTGTGAGAGAGAAGTATATGTATGCATTTTTCAGCTCTCTACCCCCTCCTCCCTCCAGTTTCGAAATCCTGgtttttgatttatttgttctTTTTACAGAGCAATAGAAGGACAATAATGGATGATCCATTCATTCGAAATTACATTGAagatctgttgaagaatgtcagAACCCAAGTGTTACTCAAACTTATCAAGCCTTACACAAGAATCAGGATTCCATTTATATCAAAGGTGACAGCTTTAGTTGCTTGTGTGTGTGTCTTTCCTATTCCTTTCTGAAGCCAACTTGCACAATTTCTTGATATATCCAGTGTGGGGTTGAAACTTATCAACCCTTGCACAACTTGCAGAGTGTCTCGTGTGTGGGGTTTAGaaaaaagttcttttttttaaaaaaaaaaggagaagagaagaagaagcagaTTACGAGTTTTGTTTTTCCTCTAACTTGTCCCTTTTAAGAAATCATTGAATGGGGTTGTTACCATTGCCTAGATCCCATAGGATGAACTGAAAAGTGAACACCTTTCCAATTGttgttaatattttattacgaATAATTCAGAtgtatccattttttttattcttatagaaaaatattagaaaaaggAATTAAGAAATGCAGAATGTGATTGGAAAATTTTGGTACTTATCAGGAACTCAATGTGCCGGAGAAAGATGTTGAGCAATTATTGGTTTCACTAATCCTGGATAATCGCATTGATGGTCACATTGATCAAGTCAATCGGCTTTTGGAACGTGGTGACAGGTATGTTCTTTTTGGATATTTCAATCTCATTTTGCCAACTTATACAGCAACTTGAGGAATATAAAGCGTAAATGGTAACCCCTGCAGGTCAAAGGGAATGAAGAAGTATACTGCCATAGATAAATGGAATACCCAGTTGAAATCCCTCTTCCAAACTGTCAGCAACCGAGTGTATTGAGTCTTATTGGATGACCTAATTGTTGTTACATTTACATCTACAAGGAGTGTTGAGGAACCTCCCGAGTCTATTTTTTTGTGTTAAATTTTACGCCTTGTCTGTTTAAAGCACAATGCGAATGACACTGTAACGCCACTGTTCTTTGGAAGCGCTATCACCTAGAAAGAGCCACACATTATCATCGAACATCTTCCAGGTAAACTCATGTATAGAAAATTAGATCTACGTTCTCTCGAAATTCAAGAATTGCCCACGCCTAGATGTAATGATAATAAGGACGGTGGAAGTGTAATAGAATTAGAAATGTTCTTGAGGGATAAACAACTTGATTTGAGATGGTATTTGAGGGCTTCTTGAACAATAGGTGTGCGCTTTGGACCATAACTAGGAGCCTCAAATTCTTGCAagacttggaaaaaaaaaagacaaataaaGCAATGCCTCGGTGATTCTCTTGCAATCCATTGCGCACATGCttgagggggggggggggggggggggaaccGAAAGAAGGTTTTGTCATTTTCTTACTGAGGTGTTTACTTTGTCAACCATTCCTGCTAGTGCAGAATTGTGGCCACATGTGTTGGGCGGTTCAATTTGACCAAATCAAATAGCTTCAAATCTTCGTTTATTATTATTGCATT from Benincasa hispida cultivar B227 chromosome 10, ASM972705v1, whole genome shotgun sequence carries:
- the LOC120088258 gene encoding COP9 signalosome complex subunit 2 yields the protein MGSDADMEDYGFEYSDDEPEEQDVDIENQYYNSKGLVETDPEGALAGFAEVVRMEPEKAEWGFKALKQTVKLYYRLGRYKEMMDSYRVMLTYIKSAVTRNYSEKCINNIMDFVSGSASQSFGLLQEFYQTTLKALEEAKNERLWFKTNLKLCKIWFDIGEYGRMIKILKELHKSCQREDGTDDQKKGSQLLEVYAIEIQMYTETKNNKKLKQLYQKALAIKSAIPHPRIMGIIRECGGKMHMAERQWPEAATDFFEAFKNYDEAGNQRRIQCLKYLVLANMLMESEVNPFDGQEAKPYKNDPEILAMTNLIAAYQRNEILEFEKILKSNRRTIMDDPFIRNYIEDLLKNVRTQVLLKLIKPYTRIRIPFISKELNVPEKDVEQLLVSLILDNRIDGHIDQVNRLLERGDRSKGMKKYTAIDKWNTQLKSLFQTVSNRVY